CTGCTCGTTGACCATCTCCATCGAGCCCTGCGCTAGATACCTCTGAGGGTCCGACTTCTGCAGGTTCCGAGGCCAGCTCCACTCGACCCGCATCGGAAGAGCTTCCCAGCGGCGCTCATGCCCCTTGCCCCCAAGAAACTTCACGAGCGCGGCGTTCTCGAGGACCTCGAGCTGCTGCTTCAAGCCCCCTCGTGCTTCTGGGGCCAACGATCTCGACAGGAGGCCGAATGTCGACGAGCCGATGATGTACAGCGTCTCGTACAGCTTCCATCGCACAGGATCGGCCAGTGCCGCGGCTTGGACGGTCCCCAGATCGCTGGAGTCTTCCTCGGGCATGCCCGCAACCCTAAGTCGGCCTGGGCCGATCCGGTGGCCTCGTCACCTGCGGAACTTCTACACTTGGCGCATCCGCCGTTCCGATGCCCAGGAGGACGACATGAAGAAGGTCGCCGCTGTAGTCGCCCTTGGTGTCGCAGTCATGTTTTCGGCACCCGCCGCGCCCGCCCAGGCTGCGCACGTGGTTCCGATGACTAACTGCTCGTTCTGCTAGCGCAACTACACCACACATCGAAGACGGCTGGCGCTTGACCGCGCCAGCCGTCTTCCAGCTCCGGAAGACGTCAGGCCGAGTCACGGCGACGGCGAGACTCATCGAGCGCATCACGGAGCACGTCCATGCTCACACCCAGCACACCAGCGAGGTGTCTTCGCACTCGCTCTGAAGGCATGCTTCTGAATGCGCCGGCCTCCCAACGCAGGTAGGTCGCCGGCGCGACGTGCGCCCGCCTCGCCGCCTCACGCGAACCGTAGCCAGCCTCCAGCCGTAACCGGCGGAGGTCTGGCCGGTCATCGGCAGCCAGTAGGTCGCTGATCCGTACGTCGAGAGCACGAGCTAGTCGCCCCACCATCGCTGCTCGCGGCGTGGACGTGCCGAGCTCCCAACGGGATACCCGTTCACCCCCGGCGACCCCGATGAGATGAGCGAGCTGATGCTGGGTGAGACCAGCTCCCTCGCGGGCGGCGCGCAGCGCATCCGGGCGAAACGCTGGCTGACTGTGCACTCAGGAACCCTACGGTGCGTCGGCCAACCTTCCGGCAGAAGGTGTGGCCTCGCGTCGCCGGCGACGGCGCTCCGCTCGCGGACGAGCGCCGCGCGGGTGATCCGCCGGGGTCGCCCATCTCCCGTTCCGGTCGAAGTGTTGGAAGGTCGAACCGGCGCACGAGCTGGAGGCAGCAGGGACCCCAGCCGATCTCGACAAGGGCACCTGAGACTTAGTGGTCACGTCAGCGCCTGCGATGAGGTCCGCGTCGCGCGGGTTGGCCTTGCGCACGTTGTTGATCGTGCGGGCAACGGGCCGAGTCAGCAGACCAGCAGCGACCCGCTCGGACGTGGCAGCAGCATCCCAAGCATGTCCTCCCTGTCGGTGGTGCTGAGCTCACCGGGTCGGATCCACGCCTGCCACGCCGGCTCGTCGAGGAACACCGGCATCCGGTCATGCACGTCGCCGGCCGCGTCGACGCCGGTGCGGGTCAGTCAGCACCGTGAACGTCATGCGCCACTCCCCCGCGGCACCCTTGTCGAACGCGAACCGACCAGCCGCGGACAGCAGCTCGGCCGCGACGCTGCACAACGCGAGATCGGCTACCGGCTGCTGGGCCGGCTCGCGTCCTCACCGCTCGCGGCCGAGGACGACCGGGCCCTGGCGGACGACATCCTCACGACCGTGCTCGAGCAGGGCGACGTCGAGGGTGCTCAGTGGTCCGGAACGGACCTGGACCTGGTGACGTTCATCCAGGATGATGAAGTGAGCGAAGGAGGCACCACCGATGACTGACATCGTGCGCGTCACATCCGAGCAGGTCGCAGCGGCCCGCGGCCTGATCGACCTGCGGGGACGCGACAACGTGCCCGCCTGGTACCTCAAGATCGCCAACGCCAAGCCTTCCCGCGCCGCTCACACCGCATCCGCTCAGCGCGCCGGCTAGAACCCACGCGCACCGTCTCGGTGACCCGTTTGTGGGCCGGTCGTTCACGTGCGCCCACTCTCGCTCTGAGCAGGAGACTCCACTGCCTCGCATCGACACGCTGTCCACCGACGACCCCGACGGCCGCACAGCCCTGGACCGCTGCACTGTCCCGGTGACCGGGGCCCTCGACGTGCCGGCCGCGCGGCTCCTGGCCACCACGCTGCGCGCCGTCGCGCACGCCGACCGGCTGCGGGTCATCTCCACACTGCACGGGGCGCCCGCGACCGGGTCAGCCCTCGCGGTGGCCCTACACGTCGAGCGTCGGCAGATGCTCGCCCACCTCCGCGTGCTGCGCCGGATCGGGGTGGTCAACGAGCCCGACGACCGGGGCAGGTACGCACTCGTCGATGGCGGACTCGATCGCCTCGCCCGGCTCCTCGCCCACGACTGACGGTCCGACGTCGCGGCGGGGCGATTCCACGGAATCACTCAGCCGGCACCGACGTCGATCACAGTTCCCGTGCCGTCCACCGGCCCGCGAGGAAGCCGAGCACGACCGCTGCGGTGACCCAGAGCCCTGACGCCAGGTCGGTCACGCCGTCGATCAGCGCAACGCCTGTCGTGCTGTCGTCCGGCATCCGCACGGCGGCGGCCACCCAGACAACGAGGCCGACGACTGCTGCCAGGGCCTCAGCCCGTGCGGCCCGACCGGTGAAGAAGCGGACCACGGCAAAGGTGACCGCTGCGGTCGCAAGGAAGAAGACGAAGTAGTAGCCGAACTGACCCATGCGTTGAACAACCCTTCATGAGAACGACATTCACGGACGAACCACCAACGCCGGTGAACAGGTCCACCAACACCAGTGACATTGATCTGTCGTGACGATACGAAAGGGCTCGGACAACTTCGGCGTGTCGCAGGGGACCAAACGCACGATCGCTGGCCCCAGCGGCCCTGGCCCGCACGTCGCATCCCCGCGAAACTGCGCA
The Luteipulveratus halotolerans genome window above contains:
- a CDS encoding helix-turn-helix domain-containing protein, with the protein product MHSQPAFRPDALRAAREGAGLTQHQLAHLIGVAGGERVSRWELGTSTPRAAMVGRLARALDVRISDLLAADDRPDLRRLRLEAGYGSREAARRAHVAPATYLRWEAGAFRSMPSERVRRHLAGVLGVSMDVLRDALDESRRRRDSA
- a CDS encoding helix-turn-helix domain-containing protein: MTGALDVPAARLLATTLRAVAHADRLRVISTLHGAPATGSALAVALHVERRQMLAHLRVLRRIGVVNEPDDRGRYALVDGGLDRLARLLAHD